From the genome of uncultured Bacteroides sp.:
GGTACTTACCTTACCGGGGCTATAAAGTTAAAGAGCAATATTACTATTGAACTTGAAACCGGTGCCACATTATTGTTTTCGGATAACTTTGATGATTATCTGCCTTTTGTAGATATGAGGTATGAAGGCGTAATGATGAAAAGCTTTTCTCCATTATTTTATGCTGTCGATCAGCATGATATAACCATAAAAGGAGAAGGGACAATCAACGGACAGGGAAAGAAATGGTGGACTGAGTTCTACCGTGTTCTTGTAGATCTTCAAAAAAACGGTGTTCGTGATTTGAATAAATATCAGACTATGTGGGATAATGCCAATAAGGATCTGAATCTATCTAAAGTTACTAACGAAGATTATAAAGAAGTTCTCGATCGTCGCTTTTTCCGTCCTGCATTTATTCAGCCAATCAGATGCAAGAATATTAAAATTGAGGGGATTAAAATTATAAACTCACCTTTCTGGACTGTTAATCCTGAGTTTTGTGATAACGTTATTGTAAAAGGAATTACCATTGATAATCCTCCTTCTCCAAATACGGATGGAATAAACCCTTCATCCTGCAAAAATGTGCATATTTCCGATTGCCATATATCAGTTGGCGATGATTGTATTACTTTGAAATCAGGTCGGGATTTGCAGGCACGCCAGTTAGGAGTTCCTTGCGAGAATATAACAATAACAAACTGCACAATGCTTTCCGGTCACGGAGGTGTTGTTATTGGTAGTGAGATGAGTGGCGATGTTCGGAAAGTAACTATTTCAAATTGCGTGTTTGATGGAACCGACAGAGGTATTCGCATCAAATCTTCTCGTGGACGTGGAGGTATTGTAGAAGAGATACGTGTTGATAACATTGTAATGAAGAATATAAAAACAGAAGCCATTGTGCTTAACCTGTTTTACAGTAATATGCCTAAAGAACCTGTATCAGAACGTACTCCGATTTTCCGTAATATTCATATATCAAATCTTACCGGAACGCAGGTTAATAGTGCTGTGAAAATACTTGGTATCGAAGAAATGCCTATAACTGATGTTACGCTTAACAATATCAATATCCAGTCGAATACAGGACTTGAAGCTGATATGGTTAAGAATCTGGTATTGAATAATGTTCGTATTGATTCAAAGATCGGATCACCATTCAAAATCTCTAATTCAGAAAATCTTGAAATAAATAGTGTAAAGAGTCTGACTCCTAATGCAGATTCACCTGTTATTAAACTTACAGATTCAAAAGAATCACTTATTCAGGGATGTTTCCCTGTATCAGGTAGTCGTTCATTCCTTCTTTTAGGCGGTAATTGCAAAGGTACTGTACTTATGAATAATTGTTTTAACAGATTGCCTTTGATTATTGATAAAGAGAGTACATTTACCAAAGAAGATCTTACAATTAAAGAATAAACCATTCTTTTAATTAAACGATATAATTACATGAATATAAAAGCTATTATATTATCAACAGCATTGGTGCTTTCTGGAAGCACTCTTTTTGCTCAGCAGGATTCAGACCATAAATATCAGCGACCATTGAAAGATATTTTGATGGAAATTTCAAAGCGCTTTAATGTACGCCTGAAATGGACTGAAGTAGTAGTTGACGGTAAGATGCTTGATTATGCAGATTCCCGTATTCGTCCTTATTCCGTTGAAGAAAGTCTGAACAATGTGCTTGTTCCTTTCGACTACAAGTTTGTGAAACAGGGAGATAATCTTTATAAGATAAAGAATTACGAATATACCCGTCGTACGGATGAAGATGGAGTGAAAATGATTAAGTATCTTAATTCTCTTTACACTGATTCGGTTCAATGGAACAAAAGAAAAGAATGTTTGCGCAAAGAGGTTAGAGAACGTTTGAGTATCGATCCTCTTCTGAAGGCAAGAGTTAATGCTAAGCCGGTAATCTCAAAGGAAAGAATTTATAGCGGATATACCGTACAGAACTTCTCATTGGAAACTTTGCCTGGCCTTTATGTCTGTGGATCAATCTATAAACCTTTAATAAAGGGGAAGTTCCCATTAATTATTTGTCCGAATGGACATTTCCTTGATGGGCGATATCGCAAGGACCAACAACAACGTATGGCCACTCTGGCTAGAATGGGAGCAATTTGTGTGGATTACGATCTTTTTGCGTGGGGCGAGTCTATGCTGCAGTTCCCGGAAGAGGCTCATCACAAAAGCGCAGCTCAGGTTATTCAGGCTTTGAATGGGATTAGTATTCTCGATTTTATGTATAACCGTAAAGATGTTGATAAGAAAAGAATCGGTGTAAATGGTGGTTCTGGTGGTGGTTCCCAGACAGTACTTCTTTCTGTTCTCGATCAGAGATACACAGCCCTTTGTCCGGTTGTAAGTCTGTCGTCTCACTTTGACGGTGGATGTCCTTGTGAAAGCGGATTACCAATTTTCTATTCTTGCGGAGGAACTGTTGCTGCTGAACTAGCCGCTACAAATGCTCCGAAACCAATGTTGATTGTATCCGACGGACAAGATTGGACAAGTACCGTACCAATTCTTGAATTTCCATATATCAAACGCATTTATGACTTTTACAGCGCAGCAGATAAAGTAACAAACGTTCATCTGCCATCCGAAGGACACGATTTTGGCACAAATAAAAGAAACGCTGTTTATAATTTCTTTGCCGATGCATTCAATCTGAAAAAACAAATGCTAGATGAAAGCAAAGTAACAATAGAACAGAAAGAGAACATGTATAGCTTTGGAGAAAAAGGAGAAAAGCTTCCAAAGAATGCTATGCGCTCTTTTGAAGAACTGGAAAAACTTCTGAATACACTGAAGTAATCTCTTTTTCTTCATTAAATAACCAACAACAAATGAATCGTAAAAATACATATTTCAGTCGTCACCGATTTCTTATCCTGTTTTCATCTCTGTTTCTGTCTCTTTATGCAGAAGCGGCAGGATACAAATTGTGGTATGATAAACCGGCTTCTGTATGGACTGAAGCTTTGCCTTTAGGAAATGGTCGTTTAGGTGCAATGGTTTACGGAACTCCTTCTGTAGAGCAGATTCAGCTAAACGAAGAAACTATATGGGCCGGTCGTCCTAATAACAATGCAAATCCGGAAGCTTTGCAATATATACCAAAGGTCAGAGAACTTGTTTTTGCAGGTAAATATCTGGAAGCTCAGACATTGGCTACTGAAAAGGTTATGGCTAATACAAATTCCGGTATGCCATATCAAACATTTGGAGATTTGCGCATTGCTTTTCCGGGACACACTCGTTATACAGATTATTACAGAGAACTAAGTCTTGATTCTGCCCGTGCACTTGTTTCCTATAAAGTGGATGGTGTTCGTTATAAAAGAGAGATGATAACTTCATTTCCAGACCAGGTTATAATGATTCGCTTATCAGCCGATGCTGCAAAGAAAATAACTTTTAATGCATTCTTTACTTCTCCTCATCAGGATGTTGTTGTAGATACAGAAGGAAACAGTGTAACCCTTTCGGGTGTATCTTCATGGCATGAAGGACTAAAAGGAAAAGTAGAGTTTCAGGGGAGACTGACAGTTAAGGCTGTTAATGGAAAAGTACAGTATAAAGACGGAACCGTAACTGTTGAAGGTGCTGATGAAGCAACTTTGTATGTTTCAATAGGAACTAATTTTGTAAATTACAAAGATATATCCGGCAATTCTGCAGAGCGGGCAAAGAGTTTTCTTGAGAAGGCACTGAACAGAGATTATGCAACATCGTTCAAAGAACATGTTTCTATCTTTAAAAAGTACATGGACAGGGTTTCTCTTTATCTTGGAGAAAACAAACAAGACGGAATAACTACCGATAAAAGGATAGAAAACTTTGCACAGACAAACGATGCTCATTTGGTGGCAACTTATTTTCAATTCGGACGTTACCTGTTGATTTCTTCTTCACAACCAGGCGGACAACCGGCCAATCTTCAGGGAATCTGGAACGATAAACTATTGCCTTCATGGGATAGCAAGTATACTTGCAATATCAATGTTGAAATGAATTACTGGCCATCTGAAGTGGCCAACCTCACAGAACTGAATGAACCATTGTTTAACATGGTAAAAGAAGTTTCTGAAAGTGGTAAGGAAACAGCTAAAGTAATGTATGGTGCCGACGGGTGGGTATTGCATCATAATACAGATATCTGGAGAGTAACGGGTGCTTTGGATAAAGCGCCTTCGGGTATGTGGCCTTCTGGTGGAGCATGGTTATGCCGCCATCTTTGGGAACACTATCTGTATACCGGGGATATAAAATTTCTGAAAGAGATATATCCTATCATGAAAGGCGCAGCTGTATTTTTTGACCAGACTATGGTTAAGGAACCATCACATAGCTGGTTGGTTGTTTGTCCTTCCAACTCTCCTGAAAATGTTCATGCCGGAAGTAATGGAGAAGCAACTACTGCTGCAGGTTGTACAATGGATAATCAATTAATCTTCGATCTTTGGAACGAAATTATTTCAGCTTCACGCTTATTGGGTGTTGATGCTGATTTCGCATCTCATCTGAAACAAAGACTGAATGAAATGCCACCAATGCAAGTTGGCCGTTGGGGACAATTGCAGGAATGGATGAACGATTGGGATGATCCGCAGGATATTCATCGTCATGTATCACATCTTTACGGATTATTCCCAAGTAATCAGATATCTCCTTACCGAACGCCTGAATTATTTGAAGCAGCTCGCACATCATTGATTCATCGTGGAGATCCATCTACTGGATGGTCAATGGGATGGAAGGTTTGCTTATGGGCTCGTTTACTCGATGGAGATCATGCATATAAGTTAATTACTAACCAACTTTCTTTGGTTCGCAATGAAAAGAAAAAGGGAGGTACTTATCCAAACTTGTTCGATGCTCATCCACCTTTCCAGATTGATGGAAACTTTGGTTGTGCTACCGGAATTGCAGAGATGTTAATGCAGAGTTATGACGGTTTTATTTATCTACTCCCGGCGTTGCCTTCATTATGGAAAGAAGGGCACATAAACGGACTGATTGCTCGCGGTGGATTTGAATTGAATATCAGTTGGAAAAACGGAGAGGTTGATCGTGTTGTAATAAAGTCTCATCTTGGAGGAAATTGTCGCTTGCGCTCACTCACTCCGCTTAAAGGAAACGGTCTGTCGAAAGCCAAAGGTGAAAACCCGAATGCACTTTATGCAGTACCTACTGTATCTAAACCATTGGTTCACGACTCTTCAAAACTTGCAGGAATAAGTATAAAGAACACTTATCTGTATGATTTGAAAACAAAAGCAGGAAAAGAATACATAATCTATAAAAAATAAAGAATAATGATGAAAAGAAACAAGATCATTGCATTGGCATGTTTGTTCCTTTTAGGAGTTTCTGGCACTATGAAAGCACAGAAAAACGAACCTAAAACTTACATCCCATGGGCTAATGGAAAGTTGGTTGTTGATGAAAGCGGACGTTATTTGAAACAGGCTAATGGTGCTCCGTTCTTCTGGTTAGGTGATACAGGCTGGCTTATGCCTGCACGTCTTGATCGTGATGAAGTGGAATATTATCTTGAACAATGCAGCAAGAAAGGCTTTAATATGGTTCAGATTATGTTAATGCATACTATTCCTGAGATCAATACTTATGGTCAATGGGCTTTACCTGATGGATTTAATTTTAAGAACATCGATAAAAAAGGTGTTTACGGATATTGGGACCATATAGATTATATTGTTCGTACTGCTGAGAAGAAAGGTATTTATATTGGTATGGTGTGTCTTTGGGGAACTCCTGTTCAGAAAGGACTGGTAACAGAAAAAGATGCGCAGGTTTATGGCAAATTCCTGGCAGATCGCTATAAGAATAATCCTAATATTGTTTGGTTTATCGGAGGAGATATTCGTGGTGATGTGAAGCCAACTGTATGGAATACACTTGCCAATTCTATAAAAACTAATGATGAAAATCACCTGATGACTTTCCACCCAAGAGGAAGAACAACTTCTGCTGTTTGGTTTAATAATGAAAAGTGGTTAGACTTTAATATGTTCCAGTCAGGTCACCGTCGTTACGGTCAACGATTTGGCGATGGAGATTATACCATTCAGGAAAATACAGAAGAGGATAACTGGAGATATGTAGAAAAAAGCTTTGCTATGAAGCCTTTGAAGCCAACTATTGATGGTGAACCTGTTTACGAAGAAATTCCTCAGGGGTTGCATGATACCACACAACCTTTATGGAATGCTAATGATATTCGTCGTTATGCATACTGGTCGGTTTTTGCCGGTTCATTCGGACATACTTACGGACATAATTCAATTATGCAGATGTTGAAGAATGGAGTAGGGGGAGCTTACGGTGCAACAAAACCATGGTATGATGCATTGAAAGATCCTGGAATGAACCAGATGAAATATCTGAAAAACCTGATGCTTACTTTACCATACTTTGATAGAGTACCAGATCAGACTGTTGTTGCCGGAACAAATGGTGAACTTTACGAAAGAGTTATAGCTACTCGTGGTAATGATTACCTTATGGCTTACAACTATACTAATCGCCCGGTACAAATAGACCTTACAAAAATTTCGGGTGCGAAGAAGAAAGTATGGTGGTATAATCCTTCAAACGGAGAATTGCAGTATGCAGGTGAGTTTGATAATAAAGTAACCGAATTTATTGAAGATAGCGGTTATCGTGCAGGAAATGATCGCGTCTTGATTGCGGTTGATTCTTCTAAGGATTATATTAAGCAAGATTGGGCATCTCTTCCAGATGCACAACAAAAATGGAATAAAAAATAAATAACCAGATAACAATGCCGAAGAAAAAAATCTTTTTGTTACTCGTTTGTCTGCTTTCTCTGAAAGTTGCAGCTTATGCTGGAGTAAGCATAAACAGTCTGCGTTGCGAGATGCTGAACAATCCTGTGGGAATTGATACAGAATCTCCACGGATAAGCTGGCGCATTTCTTCTTCCGATAGAGGGGTGACTCAGCTTTCTTACCAGATATTAGTTGCCTCGTCGCTGCAAAAACTAAATGCCGGTGAAGGAGATGTATGGAACTCCGGCATTGTTAAGTCTTCCCAGTCTCAATGGGTGAGTTATGCAGGACAGTCATTAAAAAGTAATGGCCGTTATTTCTGGAAAGTAAAGGTTACTACCAATGCAGGAGAATCTTCCTGGAGTGAATCTGCTCAATGGAGCATGGGATTACTTTCACAGAATGACTGGAAAGCTCAGTGGATTGGTTTGGATAAACTGATGCCATGGGATTCCGATACTCAGTTTTCACGCATGTCTGCCCGTTATCTTCGTAAGGAGTTTACTCCAAAGAAAAAAGTAGCACATGCCACAGTTCATATTTCCGGTTTAGGATTATATGAATTGTATATCAATGGTCAGAAAGTTGGCGACCGTGTTCTTGCACCTGCACCAACCGATTACAGAAAAACTACTCTTTATAATAGTTACGACGTTACAGCTTTGTTGAAAGATAAGGCAAATGCAATGGGTGTTACTCTTGGTAACGGACGTTTCTATACCATGCGTCAGAATTTCAAGAACTATAAAATCCCTACATTTGGTTTTCCAAAAGTACGTCTGGTACTTATAATGGAATATACTGACGGATCAAAAGATGTAATTGGAAGTGATACTTCATGGAAAATTAATGCCGATGGTCCTATCCGTAGCAATAACGAATATGACGGTGAGGTGTATGATGCCCGCAAAGAGCTTGGTAACTGGACAGAACCGGGATTCAATGATTCTTCATGGGAATCGGCACAACGTGTAACCCTTCCTTCCGGAATGCTTCGTGCTGAAATGACTGCAGGAATGAAGGTTGTAGATAAAATCCACCCTGTTTCTATCACAGAACTTCCCGGCAAGAAATATATTCTCGACATGGGACAAAATATGGCCGGATGGTTAAGAATAAAAGTGAAAGGCAATGCCGGTGATACTATCCGCCTTCGTTTTGCTGAAGTTCTTCAGAAGAACGGCGAACTTTATATGGAACCTCTCAGAGATGCAAAGGTTACTAATCTTTATATTCTGAAAGGACAAGGAACAGAAGAGTGGGCACCTAAATTTGTATATAATGGTTTCCGCTATGTAGAGATAACCGGATACAAATACAAACCTTCATTAGATCAGTTTGTTGGTGAAGTTGTTAATGATGAAATGGAAACACTCGGTTCATTCAGCTGTACTGATCCTATCATTAATCAGATATACAAAAATGCTTTCTGGGGAATTCGTAGCAATTACAAAGGAATGCCTGTTGACTGTCCGCAGAGAAACGAACGTCAGCCTTGGTTGGGCGACCGCGCTGTAGGCTCTCTTGGCGAAAGCTTTGTAATGGAAAACGGACAGCTTTACAGTAAGTGGATGGACGATATCCGCGATGCACAACGTGAAGATGGTTGTATTCCAGATGTGGCACCTTCTTATCTGAACTATTACACAGATAATATAACATGGCCTTCCGTATTCCTTTTATCATCTGATATGGTTTATTCACAGTTTGGAAATGTGCAACCTATCGTGAAGAACTATGATGCTATGAAGAAATGGATGGATCACATGAAGAAGGAATACCTGAGAGAGGGTATTATGACTCGTGATGAATATGGCGACTGGTGTGTTCCACCTGAATCTCCTGAATTGATTCACTCAAAAGACCCGAAGCGCCAGACAGATGGCCTTTTGGTTTCTACAGCTTATTACTATAAAATGCTTGCTTTGATGAGTAAGTTTGCAACATTGCAAAATAAGACTGAAGATGCAAAAGAGTTTGATGCAATTGCTGCCAATGTAAAAGATGCTTTCAACAAGAAATATTTCAATACAGATAGCTTGTTCTACGGAAATAACTCGGCAACATCCAACTTGCTTCCATTAGCATTTGGTATGGTTCCTGATAATATGGTAGAAAAAGTAAGCAAGCAGATTGTTGATAAGGTGATGAATGATAGCAAAGGACATATATGTACCGGATTAGTAGGTTCGCAATGGATTATGCGTGAATTGTGCAAGATGGGACGTGCTGATGTTGCATATCTGCTGGCTTCAAACGATACATACCCAAGCTGGGGATATATGGTTAAAAAGGGAGCGACTACAATCTGGGAGTTATGGAACGGTGATACTGCCGGACCAAAGATGAACTCAAAGAATCACGTAATGCTTCTTGGCGATTTGATTCCATTCTTCTACGAGAATATGGCCGGAATCAAAACCGATGAAAAGGAAGCCGGTTTTAAGAAAATTATCATGAAGCCTAATTTCGAGATTCAGGATTTGAGTGATGTTGATGCTTCTTATATGACTCCTTACGGAAAAGTAGTGAGCAAATGGAAAAAGAATCTGAAACATCTGGATTGGAATATCACTATTCCTGCCAATGCAACTGCCATAGTTTACTTACCTTCGGATAAATCAATGATAAAAGAGGGTGGTATTCCTGTTGCGAAAGCCAAAGGTGTGAAATACCTTGGCAAAGAAGGAAACTTTACTTGTTGGGAAGTTGGTTCGGGTGACTATTCATTCAGTGTTGATATGAATGTAGGTTTAGGTGCATGGAGAAAAGGAATTGTAGAAGATGAGTTCCTTTACGAAAAAGCTTCTTTCCCATCAGCACATGCTGCTACAATAGCCGACACTCCAACCGGACTTGTTGCTTCATTCTTTGGAGGAACAAAGGAAGGAAATCCTGATGTTTGCATCTGGGTATGCAGAAAAACAGCCGAAGGATGGACTATTCCTCAAAAAGTGGCCGATGGTATAATGAGCGATACTTTGCGTAAGGCATGCTATAACCCGGTACTTTTTCAGGTACCCGGTGGCGAACTATTGTTATTCTTTAAGATAGGAAAGAGTGTGGGCGACTGGACCGGTTACCTTATTCGCTCTTTCGATGGAGGAAAAACATGGACTCAACGCGAAGAGTTGCCGAAGAATATCCTTGGACCAATTAAAAACAAACCCGTAATGATTGGTAATAAGTTAGTTTGTCCTACAAGTACTGAAAAGAATGGTTGGAAAGTTCACTTTGAGTTTACAGAAGATAAAGGAAAGACATGGCGCGAAACACAACCTATCAATGATGGAAAGACAATCAATGCCATTCAGCCAAGTATCATATTCCATAAAGATGGATCGTTACAGATTCTTTGTCGCTCTCTAAATGGTGCAATAGCCGATGCATGGTCGAAAGATGGAGGTGAGACTTGGAGTGAGATGAAACTGATTGATCTTCCTAACAATAACTCGGGTACAGATGCAGTTACATTGAAAGATGGCCGTCAGGTATTGATTTATAATCATGTTAAAACACCTAAAGGAGCAAAGAAAGGTGCACGTACACCTTTAAATATTGCTGTATCAAAAGACGGAAAGAAATGGTTTGCTTCACTCATTCTTGAAGATTCACCTATTGGTCAATACTCTTATCCTTCAATAATACAAGGTAACGACGGTTATATTCATGCTATTTATACCTGGAGACGCCAGCGTATTAAATACATGAAGATTGATCCTAAGCAGTTAAAAGAAGTGCCTATTGTCAATGGACAATGGCCTGATTTGAAAAAGTAGTCTTGTTTGTTAAATCCTTTTTGCGTAAAAGGAACGAATATAAGCATTAAGGCATCGCTCAAATAATTTTTGAACGATGCCTTAATGCTTTTTTTAATGGACATAATCTTGTTTTATAAATCCAGAAACCGAGTACAACTAGTTAAACGTCCCGTCATGTTAATACAACAGTATATATGTGAAAATATACCATTGTTAAAATAAAACATAAATGTTTTACCAGTAGTTATTAACTAACAAAAGAATGAAAAACAAGAAAGAAAAAGTGTGTCCACCAATGGACGTCTTGGGTTATCGTTTTAGACGTACCCATTTGGTTTTTGGACTATCGGCAGTTCTATGTATGTCTGCATTGCCTTCAACTTATGCAGGAAATTCGCAAAATAGTGTGAGCACGCTTCAGACTATTACACAAGCTAAAACAATCAAAGGAAAAGTAGTTGATGAGAAAACAGGAGAAACACTGACAGGGGTTTCTGTATTAGTAAAAGGTACTACCGTAGGTGCTATTACTGATATTGATGGAAACTTTACCTTAAACTTACCCTCCGGCAAGAATCTTATAGCTTTAACTTACATTGGTTATAAAGCTATGACTGTTACAGTAGGTAACGGTAAGGATTTGGAGATTAAGATGGAACCGGTTACACTAAATCTTGATGAGGTTGTGGTAATTGGTTATGGAACAATGAAAAAGCGTGATTTAACCGGAGCTATTACTTCCATAAAGTCAGCTGATATTACAGTTGCTCCAACAAGTAACGCTATGGAAGCACTACAAGGTAAGGTTGCCGGTTTGGATATTGTTAAGTCATCCGGTCAGGCAGGTGCTGACGTAAATATCCAGTTGCGTGGTACCCGTTCAATTTATGGAGATAACTCTCCGTTATTTATTATTGACGGTATTGCAGGAAGTTACAATCAGATAAATCCTTCAGACATCGAATCTATTGAGGTGCTAAAAGATGCATCATCAACAGCTATTTATGGTTCTGCTGGAGCCAATGGTGTTGTTATAATCACTACAAAGAAAGGGGTTCAGGGTAAAACTACAGTAAATCTTGATGCTTATGTCGGAGTATCCGGTTTTGCAAAATATCCATCGGGAATGACTGGTGATGAATATATGAATCTTAAAAGAGAAGCATATAGAGGAGCGCATGGCTCTTATCCTGAGTTTACATCATCCATTTTTACAGATCCTAAAGTGCAAAGTGCTTATGATAATGGACAATGGATTGATTTCGTAGACGAAGTGATAGGTAAAGCATCAATCAATCAGAATTATAATTTATCAATAACCGGAGGTACTGATAAGACTCAGGTATTTGCATCTATAAACTATAATGATGAGCAAGGCTTACTTAAAGGTGATGATCGTTTACGTTATGGCTTGAGACTTAATTTAGATCAAAAGCTTTCTAGCTGGGCAAAGGCAGGATTCAACACAAACATTACATATACAGATCAGAATAAACGTAACCAAAGTGTATTTGTCAATGCTTTGACTTTTGTTCCACTTGGAGAGGCATATAATGAAGATGGCTCAATTAATCCGGAATATCTTACAGGACAACAGAACCCTATGTCGGATGAAATTGATGGTCAATATGTAAATAATACCAGAGGTACAAACATTACTGCAAACGGAACTTTGGAGCTTACTCCGGTAAAAGGTATTTCTTTCAAATCAGTATTGGGAACAACTATTAATAATTCACGTACAGGAATGTTCTTTGGTCCGCTGTCTATAGCTAATATTACAGCCGGATATAACAAACCTTTGGCTTCTATTGCCAACAATGCTACTTACGGTTATAAGTGGGAGAACATCTTAAACTATAACTTTAAAATAGCAAAAGATCATGAATTTGGGCTGACAGGTGTTACTTCCTGGTCTAAAAACCAAACAGAATACACTTATGCTGCAGCTCAGGGACAACAATTAACCAGTCAGTCTTTCTGGAAACTGTCAGCAGGTACACAGAAGCAAAGTCTGGATTCCGATTTCAAACAAACACAGTCTATGTCATATGCTGCACGTTTGAACTATAACTTCAAAGGACGTTATATCGTTACTTTGTCTAATCGTTGGGATGGTGTATCTCATTTAGCAGTTGGTAGTAAGTGGGATTCATTCCCCGCAGCAGCTTTTGCATGGCGCATCAGCGACGAGTCTTTCATGGAAAAAAGCCAGGACTGGTTGTCTAACCTGAAGTTAAGAATAGGTTACGGTATTACAGGTAACTCTGGTGGTATGGGAGCTTATTCTTCTAACACAGCAGTATATACATTCCTTAATCCGGTAGTATTTGGATCTAAGGCATACCCTGTTGTACAGTTTAGTGCACCTTACGGTAATCCATCAATTGGCTGGGAAAAATCATATAATACAAACATTGGTGTTGATGCAAGCTTCCTGAATGGACGTATTAATCTTGCCGTTGACTTGTCTAATACAAATACAAAAGGTTTGTTGTTTAAACGTACTTTGCCTATTACCGCTGGTGTAACAATGTGGGGCTCTCCAATCAATACATGGCAGAATATTGGTGAAACCAATAACAAGAACCTTGAAGTGATGCTTAATACACAGAATATTGTTTCAAAGGATTTCACATGGTCTA
Proteins encoded in this window:
- a CDS encoding family 78 glycoside hydrolase catalytic domain is translated as MPKKKIFLLLVCLLSLKVAAYAGVSINSLRCEMLNNPVGIDTESPRISWRISSSDRGVTQLSYQILVASSLQKLNAGEGDVWNSGIVKSSQSQWVSYAGQSLKSNGRYFWKVKVTTNAGESSWSESAQWSMGLLSQNDWKAQWIGLDKLMPWDSDTQFSRMSARYLRKEFTPKKKVAHATVHISGLGLYELYINGQKVGDRVLAPAPTDYRKTTLYNSYDVTALLKDKANAMGVTLGNGRFYTMRQNFKNYKIPTFGFPKVRLVLIMEYTDGSKDVIGSDTSWKINADGPIRSNNEYDGEVYDARKELGNWTEPGFNDSSWESAQRVTLPSGMLRAEMTAGMKVVDKIHPVSITELPGKKYILDMGQNMAGWLRIKVKGNAGDTIRLRFAEVLQKNGELYMEPLRDAKVTNLYILKGQGTEEWAPKFVYNGFRYVEITGYKYKPSLDQFVGEVVNDEMETLGSFSCTDPIINQIYKNAFWGIRSNYKGMPVDCPQRNERQPWLGDRAVGSLGESFVMENGQLYSKWMDDIRDAQREDGCIPDVAPSYLNYYTDNITWPSVFLLSSDMVYSQFGNVQPIVKNYDAMKKWMDHMKKEYLREGIMTRDEYGDWCVPPESPELIHSKDPKRQTDGLLVSTAYYYKMLALMSKFATLQNKTEDAKEFDAIAANVKDAFNKKYFNTDSLFYGNNSATSNLLPLAFGMVPDNMVEKVSKQIVDKVMNDSKGHICTGLVGSQWIMRELCKMGRADVAYLLASNDTYPSWGYMVKKGATTIWELWNGDTAGPKMNSKNHVMLLGDLIPFFYENMAGIKTDEKEAGFKKIIMKPNFEIQDLSDVDASYMTPYGKVVSKWKKNLKHLDWNITIPANATAIVYLPSDKSMIKEGGIPVAKAKGVKYLGKEGNFTCWEVGSGDYSFSVDMNVGLGAWRKGIVEDEFLYEKASFPSAHAATIADTPTGLVASFFGGTKEGNPDVCIWVCRKTAEGWTIPQKVADGIMSDTLRKACYNPVLFQVPGGELLLFFKIGKSVGDWTGYLIRSFDGGKTWTQREELPKNILGPIKNKPVMIGNKLVCPTSTEKNGWKVHFEFTEDKGKTWRETQPINDGKTINAIQPSIIFHKDGSLQILCRSLNGAIADAWSKDGGETWSEMKLIDLPNNNSGTDAVTLKDGRQVLIYNHVKTPKGAKKGARTPLNIAVSKDGKKWFASLILEDSPIGQYSYPSIIQGNDGYIHAIYTWRRQRIKYMKIDPKQLKEVPIVNGQWPDLKK
- a CDS encoding glycoside hydrolase family 95 protein, with the translated sequence MNRKNTYFSRHRFLILFSSLFLSLYAEAAGYKLWYDKPASVWTEALPLGNGRLGAMVYGTPSVEQIQLNEETIWAGRPNNNANPEALQYIPKVRELVFAGKYLEAQTLATEKVMANTNSGMPYQTFGDLRIAFPGHTRYTDYYRELSLDSARALVSYKVDGVRYKREMITSFPDQVIMIRLSADAAKKITFNAFFTSPHQDVVVDTEGNSVTLSGVSSWHEGLKGKVEFQGRLTVKAVNGKVQYKDGTVTVEGADEATLYVSIGTNFVNYKDISGNSAERAKSFLEKALNRDYATSFKEHVSIFKKYMDRVSLYLGENKQDGITTDKRIENFAQTNDAHLVATYFQFGRYLLISSSQPGGQPANLQGIWNDKLLPSWDSKYTCNINVEMNYWPSEVANLTELNEPLFNMVKEVSESGKETAKVMYGADGWVLHHNTDIWRVTGALDKAPSGMWPSGGAWLCRHLWEHYLYTGDIKFLKEIYPIMKGAAVFFDQTMVKEPSHSWLVVCPSNSPENVHAGSNGEATTAAGCTMDNQLIFDLWNEIISASRLLGVDADFASHLKQRLNEMPPMQVGRWGQLQEWMNDWDDPQDIHRHVSHLYGLFPSNQISPYRTPELFEAARTSLIHRGDPSTGWSMGWKVCLWARLLDGDHAYKLITNQLSLVRNEKKKGGTYPNLFDAHPPFQIDGNFGCATGIAEMLMQSYDGFIYLLPALPSLWKEGHINGLIARGGFELNISWKNGEVDRVVIKSHLGGNCRLRSLTPLKGNGLSKAKGENPNALYAVPTVSKPLVHDSSKLAGISIKNTYLYDLKTKAGKEYIIYKK
- a CDS encoding glycoside hydrolase family 140 protein, coding for MKRNKIIALACLFLLGVSGTMKAQKNEPKTYIPWANGKLVVDESGRYLKQANGAPFFWLGDTGWLMPARLDRDEVEYYLEQCSKKGFNMVQIMLMHTIPEINTYGQWALPDGFNFKNIDKKGVYGYWDHIDYIVRTAEKKGIYIGMVCLWGTPVQKGLVTEKDAQVYGKFLADRYKNNPNIVWFIGGDIRGDVKPTVWNTLANSIKTNDENHLMTFHPRGRTTSAVWFNNEKWLDFNMFQSGHRRYGQRFGDGDYTIQENTEEDNWRYVEKSFAMKPLKPTIDGEPVYEEIPQGLHDTTQPLWNANDIRRYAYWSVFAGSFGHTYGHNSIMQMLKNGVGGAYGATKPWYDALKDPGMNQMKYLKNLMLTLPYFDRVPDQTVVAGTNGELYERVIATRGNDYLMAYNYTNRPVQIDLTKISGAKKKVWWYNPSNGELQYAGEFDNKVTEFIEDSGYRAGNDRVLIAVDSSKDYIKQDWASLPDAQQKWNKK